The following are encoded together in the Actinoplanes sp. N902-109 genome:
- a CDS encoding trypsin-like serine protease: MDRFRRILGTVAAALTVAAAGTVLQASPAAASDPGPQRVVGGTQATQGEFPFMVRLSMGCGGALYSPTLVLTAAHCVNGTGTNTSITATMGVVDLQSSSRITRKSNYVYRAPGYTGAGKDWALIRLASPVTGLATLPIATTTAYDSGTFTIAGWGAASEGGAQQRYLRKATVPFVSDSTCNSASMYNGEVIASNEICAGYTAGGVDTCQGDSGGPMFRRDAGNAWIQVGIVSWGDGCARPNKPGVYTQVSYFAATIASAAASLGG; the protein is encoded by the coding sequence ATGGACAGGTTCCGCAGAATTCTGGGCACGGTGGCGGCCGCACTCACGGTCGCCGCGGCGGGCACGGTGCTGCAGGCATCGCCCGCCGCCGCGTCGGACCCCGGTCCGCAGCGGGTGGTCGGTGGCACCCAGGCCACCCAGGGCGAGTTCCCGTTCATGGTCCGGCTGTCGATGGGCTGCGGCGGCGCGCTCTACAGCCCGACGCTGGTGCTGACGGCCGCGCACTGCGTCAACGGCACCGGCACCAACACCTCGATCACGGCCACCATGGGCGTCGTGGACCTGCAGTCGAGCAGCCGGATCACCCGCAAGTCCAACTACGTGTACCGGGCGCCGGGCTACACCGGGGCCGGCAAGGACTGGGCCCTGATCCGCCTGGCCAGCCCGGTGACCGGCCTGGCCACGCTGCCGATCGCGACCACCACGGCGTACGACTCGGGCACGTTCACCATCGCCGGCTGGGGTGCGGCCAGCGAGGGCGGGGCCCAGCAGCGCTACCTGCGCAAGGCGACAGTGCCGTTCGTCAGCGACTCGACCTGCAACTCGGCGTCGATGTACAACGGCGAGGTCATCGCCTCCAACGAGATCTGCGCCGGGTACACCGCGGGTGGCGTGGACACCTGCCAGGGTGACTCCGGTGGCCCGATGTTCCGCCGCGACGCCGGCAACGCCTGGATCCAGGTCGGCATCGTGAGCTGGGGCGACGGGTGCGCCCGGCCGAACAAGCCGGGTGTCTACACCCAGGTGAGCTACTTCGCCGCGACCATCGCCTCGGCGGCGGCCAGCCTCGGCGGCTGA
- a CDS encoding PaaX family transcriptional regulator C-terminal domain-containing protein, producing MQARSALFDLYGDYLRPRGGRAPVAALVKLLAPLGIAPPAVRTAVSRMVRQGWLHPLRLVSGPGYLLTPMAARRLDEASARVYRTGRTGWDGRFDLVMLSAPVTKRDAAKLTFLGYGMLSEHSWVAPRAAEEVDAVLSGTGIAYERFSASHAAGSAGAAGVVERAWDLSAIAAAYEEFIAAQKPSVTAVNARSSDEEAYAARFRLVHAWRSFLFRDPQLPSSLLPSPWPGVSAASFFDKHATRLRPAADRYVERCLLSASRSPRVGFSEA from the coding sequence ATGCAGGCGCGGTCGGCACTCTTCGACCTCTACGGCGACTACCTCCGCCCACGAGGCGGCCGAGCACCGGTCGCCGCCCTCGTCAAACTGCTGGCACCACTGGGAATCGCGCCACCGGCGGTCCGCACGGCGGTCTCCCGGATGGTGCGTCAGGGCTGGCTGCATCCGCTGCGTCTGGTCTCCGGACCGGGCTATCTGCTCACCCCGATGGCGGCCCGCCGGCTCGACGAGGCGTCGGCCCGGGTCTACCGCACCGGTCGCACCGGTTGGGACGGCCGGTTCGACCTGGTGATGCTGAGCGCGCCGGTGACCAAGCGGGACGCGGCGAAGCTGACCTTCCTCGGCTACGGGATGCTGAGCGAGCACTCGTGGGTGGCGCCCCGGGCGGCCGAGGAGGTCGACGCGGTGCTCAGCGGGACCGGGATCGCGTACGAGAGGTTCAGTGCCAGTCACGCCGCCGGTTCGGCCGGCGCCGCCGGGGTGGTCGAACGCGCCTGGGACCTCTCCGCCATCGCCGCGGCGTACGAGGAGTTCATCGCCGCCCAGAAGCCCAGCGTGACCGCGGTCAACGCGCGTAGCTCCGATGAGGAGGCCTACGCCGCGCGCTTCCGTCTGGTGCACGCATGGCGCTCGTTCCTGTTCCGCGACCCGCAGCTGCCGTCGTCCCTGCTGCCCTCGCCGTGGCCCGGGGTGAGCGCCGCGTCGTTCTTCGACAAGCACGCGACCCGGTTGCGCCCGGCCGCCGACCGCTATGTCGAGCGCTGCCTGCTGTCCGCCTCCCGCAGCCCCCGTGTGGGATTCTCGGAGGCATGA
- a CDS encoding O-methyltransferase produces MEVGLSSVSPGAGSVLSVLAAAGSAKAVVEIGTGTGVSGVWLLRGMRPDGVLTTIDVENEHQRIARRIFQEAGFAASRTRIITGRALDVLPRLADNVYDLVFVDADATEFGACADAALRLLRPGGILAVNGALAGGRISDPAARDVDTITIRETVKAVRESEDWIPALIPSGAGLLTAVKR; encoded by the coding sequence ATGGAGGTCGGCTTGTCGTCCGTGAGCCCCGGCGCGGGTTCCGTGCTCAGCGTGCTCGCTGCGGCCGGCAGCGCCAAGGCCGTGGTCGAGATCGGCACGGGCACCGGCGTCAGCGGTGTGTGGCTGCTGCGCGGCATGCGCCCCGACGGCGTGCTCACCACGATCGACGTCGAGAACGAGCATCAGCGCATCGCCCGGCGCATCTTCCAGGAGGCCGGCTTCGCCGCGTCGCGCACCCGGATCATCACCGGGCGGGCGCTGGACGTGCTGCCCCGGCTCGCCGACAACGTCTACGACCTGGTGTTCGTCGACGCCGACGCGACCGAGTTCGGGGCCTGCGCGGACGCGGCGCTGCGGCTGCTGCGCCCGGGCGGGATCCTCGCGGTCAACGGCGCGCTCGCGGGCGGCCGGATCAGTGACCCGGCGGCCCGCGATGTCGACACCATCACGATCCGCGAGACCGTCAAAGCTGTGCGGGAGTCCGAGGACTGGATCCCCGCCCTCATCCCCTCCGGCGCGGGACTGTTGACAGCGGTCAAGCGCTGA
- a CDS encoding M17 family metallopeptidase: MLFTDGSEVLAGGDDETAALLRLTDEPGRAGAVQRLPRPLRTPAKFLIVGVGGGDEAGWRAAGAAAVRAVPVDEPLHVVLPTGVDPAAVRGVAEGIWFAAYRFRDAVDSPRSVEVTLQLDDPSAYGDSLAAARATATATWLARDLTNTPSSTKHPAWFAEQVVTEAAGRPDVTVGVREPEQLLAEGFGGLLAVGGGSATPPRLVELSYRPAGATRHIVLIGKGITFDTGGISIKTRDGMKLMKKDMGGAAAVVAAALAAADLHVPVRVTALAPLAENAVSGSAFRPGDVITQWDGSTTESTNSDAEGRLVLADVLAYAVAELAPDVVIDLATLTGANSVALGKRTAALYSHDDDLAGALEAAGRTAGEQMWRLPLPAEYREYLHSDIADRHSSPARGAGSVVAALFLSEFLGDRVDSWAHLDMSAPSWAEQHEGDLTRGATGWGARTLIRYLTGLSA, translated from the coding sequence GTGCTGTTCACCGACGGGTCGGAGGTGCTGGCCGGCGGCGACGACGAGACGGCCGCGCTGCTCCGGCTCACCGACGAGCCCGGCCGGGCCGGAGCGGTGCAGCGGCTGCCGCGCCCGCTCCGTACCCCCGCCAAGTTCTTGATCGTCGGCGTCGGCGGCGGTGACGAGGCCGGCTGGCGCGCCGCCGGGGCCGCCGCGGTCCGGGCCGTACCGGTCGACGAGCCGCTGCACGTGGTCCTGCCCACGGGCGTCGACCCGGCTGCGGTGCGCGGCGTCGCCGAGGGCATCTGGTTCGCGGCCTACCGGTTCCGCGATGCCGTCGACAGCCCCCGGTCCGTCGAGGTCACGCTGCAGCTCGACGACCCGTCCGCGTACGGGGACAGCCTGGCCGCCGCCCGGGCCACAGCGACAGCGACGTGGCTGGCCCGCGACCTGACCAACACCCCGTCCTCGACCAAGCACCCGGCCTGGTTCGCCGAGCAGGTCGTGACGGAGGCAGCGGGCCGCCCGGACGTCACCGTGGGTGTGCGTGAGCCGGAGCAGCTGCTCGCCGAGGGCTTCGGCGGCCTGCTGGCCGTCGGTGGCGGCTCGGCGACCCCGCCCCGGCTGGTCGAGCTGAGCTACCGGCCCGCGGGTGCCACCCGGCACATCGTGCTGATCGGCAAGGGCATCACGTTCGACACCGGCGGCATCTCGATCAAGACCCGCGACGGCATGAAACTCATGAAGAAGGACATGGGCGGGGCCGCGGCCGTCGTCGCGGCCGCGCTGGCCGCAGCCGACCTGCACGTCCCGGTACGGGTCACCGCGCTGGCGCCGCTCGCCGAGAACGCGGTCAGCGGCTCGGCCTTCCGCCCCGGCGACGTGATCACCCAGTGGGACGGCAGCACCACCGAGTCCACCAACTCCGACGCCGAGGGCCGCCTGGTCCTGGCTGACGTGCTGGCCTACGCCGTTGCCGAGCTCGCCCCCGACGTGGTGATCGACCTGGCCACGCTGACCGGCGCCAACTCGGTGGCCCTGGGCAAGCGCACGGCCGCCCTCTACAGCCACGACGACGACCTGGCCGGGGCGTTGGAAGCGGCCGGGCGGACGGCCGGTGAGCAGATGTGGCGCCTGCCGCTCCCGGCGGAGTACCGCGAGTACCTGCACAGCGACATCGCCGACCGGCACAGTTCGCCGGCCCGTGGCGCCGGGTCGGTGGTGGCCGCCCTGTTCCTCAGCGAGTTCCTCGGTGACCGGGTCGACAGCTGGGCCCACCTGGACATGTCCGCGCCCAGCTGGGCCGAGCAGCACGAGGGTGACCTGACCCGGGGCGCGACCGGCTGGGGAGCGCGGACCCTGATCCGCTATCTGACCGGCCTCAGCGCTTGA
- a CDS encoding magnesium transporter MgtE N-terminal domain-containing protein codes for MGTRVYLARLAALPVFDPNGDRVGRVRDAVVRLRTTNRPPQVVGLVAEMALRRRIFLPIGRVTSMDADAVVLGTGMLNLRRFEKRPNELLVLEDLLDRRVTIDPEDRTGPASSAVVVDLGMELNRNNEWLITRVAVRQHTGRLTRRGHTYQVEYDRVRGLVGPTDTQGNANLVALLEQMRPADMANALQDLPDARRNEVAAALSDRTLADVLEELPEHDQVEILVRLDRERAADVLERMDPDDAADLLAELPKAEQAILLDLMEPEEAAPVRQLMSYTPGTAGSVMTSEPVIMPPDATVAEALARIREPELSPVVAAQVFVARAPSATPSGKYLGMVHFQRLLREPPAAILGGLIETDIEPLRPEAGLPEITRRMATYDMVAMPVIDSANRLVGAVTVDDVLDHSLPRDWRDRDVPTDDDQPAGVVPAVDR; via the coding sequence ATGGGGACGAGGGTTTACCTGGCGCGTCTCGCGGCGCTGCCCGTGTTCGACCCCAACGGGGATCGGGTGGGCCGGGTCCGCGACGCGGTCGTGCGGCTGCGCACCACCAACCGGCCGCCGCAGGTGGTCGGGCTCGTGGCCGAGATGGCGCTGCGCCGGCGGATCTTCCTGCCGATCGGGCGGGTCACCTCCATGGATGCCGACGCAGTGGTGCTCGGCACCGGCATGCTCAACCTGCGCCGGTTCGAGAAACGGCCCAACGAGCTGCTGGTGCTGGAGGACCTGCTGGACCGGCGGGTCACCATCGACCCCGAGGACCGCACCGGCCCGGCCAGCAGCGCGGTGGTGGTCGACCTGGGCATGGAGCTCAACCGCAACAACGAATGGCTGATCACCCGGGTCGCCGTGCGGCAGCACACCGGCCGGCTGACCCGGCGCGGGCACACCTACCAGGTCGAGTATGACCGGGTCCGCGGGCTGGTCGGACCGACCGACACCCAGGGCAACGCCAACCTGGTGGCCCTGCTCGAACAGATGCGCCCGGCCGACATGGCGAACGCCCTGCAGGACCTGCCCGACGCGCGGCGCAACGAGGTGGCGGCGGCGCTGAGCGACCGCACCCTGGCCGACGTGCTCGAGGAGCTGCCCGAGCACGACCAGGTCGAGATCCTCGTCCGGCTCGACCGCGAACGGGCCGCCGACGTCCTGGAGCGGATGGATCCGGACGACGCCGCCGACCTGCTCGCCGAGCTGCCCAAGGCCGAGCAGGCCATCCTGCTGGACCTGATGGAGCCCGAGGAGGCCGCGCCGGTCCGGCAGCTGATGAGCTACACCCCCGGCACCGCGGGCTCGGTCATGACGTCGGAGCCGGTGATCATGCCGCCGGATGCCACGGTGGCCGAGGCCCTTGCCCGCATCCGCGAGCCCGAGCTGTCCCCGGTCGTCGCGGCCCAGGTGTTCGTCGCCCGGGCCCCGTCGGCCACGCCCAGCGGGAAGTACCTCGGCATGGTGCATTTTCAGCGACTGCTGCGCGAGCCACCGGCGGCGATCCTCGGCGGGCTGATCGAGACCGACATCGAGCCGCTGCGCCCGGAGGCCGGGTTGCCCGAGATCACCCGCCGGATGGCCACGTACGACATGGTCGCCATGCCGGTGATCGACAGCGCCAACCGGCTGGTCGGGGCCGTCACCGTGGACGACGTGCTGGACCATTCCCTGCCCCGCGACTGGCGTGACCGCGACGTGCCCACCGACGACGACCAGCCCGCGGGCGTCGTCCCGGCGGTGGACCGATGA
- a CDS encoding DUF3117 domain-containing protein, which produces MAAMKPRTGDGPLEVTKEGRGIVMRVPLEGGGRLVVEMTPDEANALGDALKAIAG; this is translated from the coding sequence ATGGCGGCGATGAAGCCGCGGACGGGCGATGGTCCGCTGGAGGTCACCAAGGAAGGGCGCGGCATCGTCATGCGCGTCCCGCTGGAGGGTGGTGGCCGTCTCGTCGTTGAGATGACTCCGGACGAGGCCAACGCGCTGGGTGACGCGTTGAAGGCGATCGCCGGCTGA
- a CDS encoding S1C family serine protease has translation MTDGWNWRQPQTPPSQGSPWWSDALSDPWRDPYAPSAVVIPSAPTGTGPAPEPVTDPSAPRRPYAPILLICLVTALLAGGLGGTLGYVFATRSGVGGGTQLGGQPLAAPSAAQRAPDSLAGVAKQVLPSVVTVRVTGAIGSGFVVSKAGYVITNDHVVEGSDGTMSVSFSDGSSADATLVGRDPESDIAVIKVSRGNLTPVQFGDSDSIAVGDPVLAFGSPLALVNTVTYGIVSALDRTIMQPAGEQSSTTRYYAAIQTDAAVNQGNSGGPLVDAAGRVIGVNSVIRSLGTTEAEAGNIGLAFAIPFNQARRIAEDIIDTGKARRTVIGAEVSTGGTTGSTGSLGAKLRSVEPAGPAAAAGLKAGDVVTKLDGHPLEDGTDLIALVRKYAPGATVPVEYRRGTGTQTASVTLAADAK, from the coding sequence GTGACCGACGGCTGGAACTGGCGCCAGCCCCAGACGCCGCCTTCGCAAGGCTCGCCCTGGTGGTCCGATGCCCTGTCCGATCCCTGGCGCGATCCGTACGCCCCGTCGGCCGTGGTCATCCCGAGCGCTCCGACCGGCACCGGCCCGGCCCCCGAGCCGGTGACCGATCCGTCCGCGCCCCGCCGTCCGTACGCGCCGATCCTGCTGATCTGCCTGGTCACAGCGCTGCTGGCGGGCGGCCTGGGCGGCACGCTGGGCTATGTCTTCGCCACCCGCAGCGGCGTCGGCGGCGGCACCCAGCTCGGCGGGCAGCCGCTGGCCGCCCCGAGCGCGGCCCAGCGGGCACCGGACTCGCTGGCCGGCGTGGCCAAGCAGGTGCTGCCCAGCGTGGTCACGGTGCGGGTCACCGGGGCGATCGGCTCGGGCTTCGTGGTCAGCAAGGCCGGCTACGTGATCACCAACGATCACGTCGTGGAGGGTTCCGACGGCACCATGTCCGTGTCGTTCAGCGACGGCTCGTCGGCCGATGCCACCCTGGTCGGGCGGGACCCCGAGTCGGACATCGCAGTGATCAAAGTCTCCCGCGGCAATCTCACCCCGGTGCAGTTCGGCGACTCCGACTCGATCGCGGTCGGCGACCCGGTGCTTGCGTTCGGCTCGCCGCTGGCACTGGTGAACACGGTCACGTACGGCATCGTCAGCGCGCTGGACCGTACGATCATGCAGCCCGCGGGCGAACAGAGCTCGACCACCCGCTACTACGCGGCGATCCAGACCGACGCGGCGGTCAACCAGGGCAACTCCGGCGGCCCGCTGGTCGACGCGGCGGGCCGGGTCATCGGCGTCAACTCGGTGATCCGCTCGCTGGGCACCACCGAGGCCGAGGCCGGCAACATCGGCCTGGCCTTCGCGATCCCGTTCAACCAGGCCCGCCGGATCGCCGAGGACATCATCGACACCGGCAAGGCCCGGCGCACGGTGATCGGTGCGGAGGTCTCCACCGGCGGCACCACGGGCTCCACCGGTTCGCTCGGCGCCAAGCTCCGCTCGGTCGAACCGGCCGGACCGGCAGCCGCCGCGGGCTTGAAAGCCGGCGACGTGGTGACGAAACTCGACGGGCACCCCCTGGAAGACGGCACGGACCTGATCGCCCTGGTCCGCAAGTACGCCCCGGGGGCAACCGTCCCGGTGGAATACCGCCGGGGCACCGGCACACAGACAGCGTCAGTAACCTTGGCTGCCGACGCTAAGTGA
- a CDS encoding enoyl-CoA hydratase-related protein has protein sequence MTDSLLVDRTDAVVTLTLNRPDAMNALDVDLKEALRDTLAQIEADRSVRAVVLAGAGKAFCVGQDLREHAQVLQRGSTELDTVRAHYNPIAQRLASLPKPVVAAVRGTAAGAGASLALLADFRIGGPKTTFLMAFANVGLAGDSGVSWSLPHLVGRARALELLLLAQPVRAQESFDYGLLTQLLDDDEQVLPTAQEFAARLAAGPTVAYAAIKRELSIGTAGTLSDALAAEAQAQAICGATADHQNAVTSFVNKQKPVFEGR, from the coding sequence ATGACCGACTCGCTGCTCGTCGACCGCACCGATGCCGTCGTCACGCTGACCCTCAACCGTCCCGACGCCATGAACGCCCTCGACGTGGATCTCAAGGAGGCGTTGCGCGACACCCTCGCGCAGATCGAGGCGGACCGCTCGGTGCGGGCGGTGGTGCTGGCCGGCGCGGGCAAGGCCTTCTGCGTGGGTCAGGACCTGCGCGAGCACGCCCAGGTCCTGCAGCGCGGATCGACCGAACTGGACACCGTACGGGCGCACTACAACCCGATCGCGCAACGCCTGGCCAGCCTGCCCAAGCCGGTGGTCGCCGCCGTGCGGGGCACCGCGGCCGGGGCCGGGGCGTCGCTGGCGCTGCTCGCCGATTTCCGGATCGGCGGTCCGAAGACGACGTTCCTGATGGCGTTCGCCAACGTCGGGCTGGCCGGCGACTCGGGTGTCTCGTGGTCCCTGCCGCACCTCGTCGGCCGGGCCCGGGCGTTGGAACTGCTGCTGCTGGCCCAGCCCGTACGGGCGCAGGAGTCGTTCGACTACGGCCTGCTGACCCAGCTGCTGGACGATGACGAGCAGGTGCTGCCGACGGCTCAGGAGTTCGCGGCCCGGCTCGCCGCCGGTCCCACGGTCGCCTACGCGGCGATCAAGCGCGAGCTGTCCATCGGTACGGCGGGCACCCTGTCCGACGCGCTGGCCGCCGAGGCGCAGGCCCAGGCGATCTGCGGGGCGACGGCCGACCACCAGAACGCCGTCACCTCCTTCGTCAACAAGCAGAAACCGGTCTTCGAAGGACGCTGA
- a CDS encoding PhzF family phenazine biosynthesis protein, with protein sequence MSTLAYEIVDVFTDRPFAGNPLAVVFGAEALGGDQMQALAREFNLSETVFVLPPGDIEATYRARIFTPGEELPFAGHPSVGAAVTFVRRGLAATGRLVQECGAGLLPVVVADDGSATLTGGAPTVGDALDPAGLLAATGLVADDYAGLKATPSWAGCGLSFGYLPVERRALARARGDAGRAEAAGVRMIDVFAWDADTNTAYSRVFCTGVAVDEDPATGSAALGLGVWLVANGWLPGDGTTGYTVHQGHEIHRPSLLKCAVTAADGVAVSATVTGHVVPVARGEIMVPPFVG encoded by the coding sequence ATGTCTACTCTGGCGTACGAGATCGTGGACGTCTTCACCGATCGGCCGTTCGCGGGCAACCCGCTCGCGGTCGTGTTCGGGGCCGAGGCGCTGGGCGGGGACCAGATGCAGGCGCTGGCCCGCGAGTTCAACCTGTCGGAGACGGTCTTCGTGCTGCCGCCCGGCGACATCGAGGCGACCTACCGGGCCCGGATCTTCACCCCGGGCGAGGAGCTGCCGTTCGCCGGTCACCCCAGCGTCGGCGCGGCCGTGACCTTCGTACGACGGGGGCTGGCCGCCACCGGGAGGCTGGTCCAGGAGTGCGGCGCCGGCCTCCTGCCCGTCGTTGTGGCGGACGACGGCAGCGCGACGCTGACCGGTGGCGCCCCGACCGTGGGCGACGCGCTCGATCCGGCCGGCCTGCTCGCCGCGACCGGGCTGGTCGCGGACGACTACGCCGGGCTCAAGGCCACCCCGTCGTGGGCGGGATGTGGCCTGAGCTTCGGTTACCTGCCGGTGGAGCGCCGCGCGCTGGCCCGGGCCCGGGGCGATGCCGGCCGGGCGGAGGCCGCCGGGGTGCGGATGATCGACGTGTTCGCCTGGGACGCGGACACGAACACCGCCTATTCGCGGGTGTTCTGCACGGGTGTGGCGGTGGACGAGGATCCGGCGACCGGTTCGGCAGCGCTGGGCCTGGGCGTGTGGCTGGTCGCGAACGGGTGGCTGCCCGGCGACGGCACCACCGGGTACACCGTGCACCAGGGCCACGAGATCCACCGGCCGTCGCTGCTCAAGTGCGCGGTGACCGCCGCCGATGGCGTCGCTGTCTCGGCCACCGTCACCGGCCATGTCGTGCCCGTGGCTCGCGGCGAGATCATGGTGCCGCCGTTCGTGGGCTAA
- a CDS encoding DUF1003 domain-containing protein — protein MTDLRRDRDRTDRLDQPVEPGRVRLPRFDPEAFGRWSENIARYMGTAKFIVYMTIVIGAWFAWNTVAPENLRFDPYTFTFLTLILSLQASYAAPLILLAQNRQADRDRLAMDEDRRRAAMQKADTEYLTREIAALRIALGEVATRDFLRSELARLADELDEAAVRRQKLDRKEWEEEHS, from the coding sequence ATGACCGACCTGCGCCGCGACCGCGACCGCACGGACCGCCTCGACCAGCCGGTGGAGCCCGGCCGGGTGCGGTTGCCGCGCTTCGACCCCGAGGCATTCGGGCGGTGGTCGGAGAACATCGCCCGCTACATGGGCACGGCCAAGTTCATCGTCTACATGACGATCGTGATCGGCGCGTGGTTCGCGTGGAACACGGTGGCGCCGGAAAATCTGCGCTTCGACCCGTACACCTTCACGTTCCTGACGTTGATCCTGTCGTTGCAGGCGTCCTACGCCGCGCCGCTGATCCTGCTCGCGCAGAACAGGCAGGCCGACCGGGACCGGCTCGCGATGGACGAGGACCGCCGCCGCGCCGCCATGCAGAAGGCCGACACCGAATATCTGACGAGGGAGATTGCCGCACTGCGGATCGCTCTCGGCGAGGTCGCGACGCGCGATTTCCTGCGCTCGGAGCTGGCCCGGCTCGCCGACGAGCTGGACGAGGCAGCCGTCCGGCGACAGAAACTCGATCGCAAGGAGTGGGAGGAGGAGCACTCCTGA
- a CDS encoding Mrp/NBP35 family ATP-binding protein — translation MSAPAPTVEEAVHAALATVDDPEIRRPITELGMVKGFTVAAGKVTVELLLTVAGCPLRDKLTTDITAALTRIPGITTVDIDFGVMTEEQRKALQAQLRGGGQSAEPVIPFAQPGSKTRVYAVASGKGGVGKSSVTVNLAAALAKRGLSVGVVDADIYGHSVPRMLGVDGRPTRVEEMIMPPQSHGVKVISIGMFTAGNAAVVWRGPMLHRALQQFLADVFWGDLDVLLLDLPPGTGDVAISLAQLLPNAEILVVTTPQAAAAEVAERAGAIAMQTHQRLVGVIENMSWLELPDGSRMEVFGSGGGETVASSLTTTVGAAVPLLGQIPLDTRVREAGDAGTPIVLVDPSAPAAKALDAVADRLAVRRESLVGKPLGLTVNARR, via the coding sequence ATGTCCGCTCCCGCCCCCACTGTCGAGGAAGCCGTCCACGCCGCCCTCGCCACGGTCGACGATCCCGAGATCCGCCGGCCGATCACCGAGCTCGGCATGGTGAAGGGCTTCACCGTCGCCGCCGGCAAGGTCACCGTCGAGCTGCTGCTCACCGTGGCCGGTTGCCCGCTGCGCGACAAGCTCACCACCGACATCACCGCCGCGCTGACCCGCATCCCGGGCATCACGACGGTGGACATCGACTTCGGCGTCATGACCGAGGAGCAGCGCAAGGCCCTGCAGGCGCAGCTGCGCGGCGGCGGCCAGAGCGCCGAGCCGGTCATCCCGTTCGCCCAGCCCGGTTCCAAGACCCGCGTCTACGCGGTCGCCAGCGGCAAGGGCGGCGTCGGCAAGTCCAGCGTCACGGTCAACCTCGCCGCGGCCCTGGCCAAGCGCGGCCTGTCCGTGGGCGTCGTCGACGCGGACATCTACGGTCACTCGGTCCCCCGCATGCTCGGCGTCGACGGCCGCCCCACCCGGGTCGAAGAGATGATCATGCCGCCGCAGTCGCACGGCGTGAAGGTCATCTCCATCGGCATGTTCACGGCAGGCAACGCAGCCGTGGTCTGGCGTGGCCCGATGCTGCACCGGGCCCTCCAGCAGTTCCTGGCCGACGTCTTCTGGGGCGACCTCGACGTGCTGCTGCTCGATCTGCCCCCGGGCACCGGCGACGTGGCCATCTCGCTGGCCCAGCTGCTGCCCAACGCCGAGATCCTGGTGGTCACCACCCCGCAGGCCGCGGCGGCCGAGGTCGCCGAGCGGGCCGGCGCCATCGCGATGCAGACCCACCAGCGGCTGGTCGGCGTGATCGAGAACATGAGCTGGCTCGAACTCCCCGACGGCTCCCGCATGGAGGTGTTCGGCTCCGGCGGTGGCGAGACGGTGGCGTCGTCGCTGACCACCACGGTGGGGGCCGCGGTGCCGCTGCTCGGGCAGATCCCGCTGGACACGCGGGTGCGCGAGGCGGGGGATGCGGGCACGCCGATCGTTCTAGTTGATCCTTCCGCTCCGGCTGCCAAGGCGTTGGATGCCGTTGCTGATCGGCTTGCTGTGCGGCGGGAGTCGTTGGTTGGCAAGCCGTTGGGGTTGACGGTCAACGCTCGGCGGTGA
- a CDS encoding DNA-3-methyladenine glycosylase I, translated as MTDDTGLVLGEDGLARCFWGGGTPDYRDYHDTEWGRPVHDDDALFERMCLEAFQSGLAWITILRKRPAFRAAFAGFVIDKVAEFDDRDADRLMADAGIVRNRMKIDATLHNAKVAAELPVRLGELLWSFAPAPRPRPATRADVPAATPESKALAKDLKKRGFTFVGPTTAYALMQATGMVDDHLAGCFVTPVAPAGQGRESA; from the coding sequence ATGACGGACGACACGGGACTGGTGCTGGGCGAGGACGGGCTGGCCCGCTGCTTCTGGGGTGGCGGCACGCCCGACTACCGCGATTACCACGACACCGAGTGGGGCCGGCCGGTCCACGACGACGACGCGCTGTTCGAGCGGATGTGCCTGGAGGCGTTCCAGTCCGGCCTGGCCTGGATCACGATCCTGCGCAAGCGGCCCGCGTTCCGGGCGGCGTTCGCCGGCTTCGTGATCGACAAGGTCGCCGAGTTCGACGACCGCGACGCCGACCGGCTGATGGCCGACGCGGGGATCGTCCGCAACCGCATGAAGATCGACGCCACCTTGCACAACGCCAAGGTCGCTGCCGAACTGCCGGTACGGCTGGGCGAGCTGCTGTGGTCCTTTGCCCCCGCGCCGCGCCCGCGCCCGGCCACCCGGGCCGACGTCCCGGCCGCCACGCCGGAGTCCAAAGCCCTGGCCAAGGATCTGAAGAAGCGCGGCTTCACGTTCGTCGGGCCCACCACCGCCTACGCCCTCATGCAGGCCACCGGCATGGTCGACGACCACCTCGCCGGGTGCTTCGTTACCCCGGTCGCACCCGCGGGGCAGGGTCGCGAGTCAGCGTGA